Below is a window of bacterium DNA.
GCCACGGTCTCGGCCCGGGCGTTGATGTTGAGCGGGCCCCTCCGGTCGGCGGCCCAGTGGGGTATCAGGCCCCAGCGGAATGACCCCAGCTGCCTGGATCCCCTGTGCTCGGCCACGGCGTACACGGGATCGGTAGGAGCCACGTTGTAGCTGGGTTCGAGACGCTCGGTCAACACGTGATCCACTCCGAAGTAGCCGGCCAGATCGTCGGGCTCGGCGTTGATGACGTATCGCCCACACATGCGGCTGCCCAGGTTACCGGCGGCTCGCGTGCTCGCCCCGGTAGGGCCATTGGAGGTGGACCGTCACTATCCTGTCCGTCTGCGGCGAGTTCGCCAGACGGCCGCGGTTGCCCAGGGCAATCGAGGAAAGTCCGGACTCCACAGGACAGGGAGCTGGGTAACGCCCAGGCGGGGCGACCCGACGGAAAGTGCCACAGAGATCAGACCGCCGATGGCCCTCTCGGGGGCACAGGCAAGGGTGAAACGGTGGTGTAAGAGACCACCAGCATCCCGGGAGACCGGGGTGGCTGGTAAACCCCTCCCGGAGCAAGGTCAAGCAGAGGCGTCGGTGGTCCGCCGGTCAAGCTTCGGGTGGACCGCACCGAGGTCTGGCGGCAACGCAGACCCCAGATGGATGGCCGTCGCCCGTCACAGGCGGGTACAGAATCCGGCTTACCGGCGGGCTCGCCGTACCCCGCTAGCAAATCAAACTACTACCGGCTAGGAGGGATCGGTGGGGCGGGGCCGGCCCCCGAACGCGCCGGCGACGTGGCCGATGATGGCGGCGACCAGTGCGAATCCTGCCAGGGTCAGCGGGCTGGCGGGACTGCCGGCCACCAGGCTGAAAGCGGCCACCACCGCGTATACCGCCAGGGCGGCGACCGCGCCGTGCATTCGGGCGAAGAAGGGTGGAACCAGGCGCCCGGCCACGTATCCCGCCACATGCTCGCCCCCGAACAGGGCCAGGGCCAGCACGGCCCAGGTGACGGTCTGGCCGGTGTCTATCCCGAAACGGGCGCCGAGCCACAGGACAGCCAGTCCGATCAGCCCGGCGAAGACCATCGAGAGCAGGCCTGCTACCGCCCCGAGCCCCACCGCCACCAGGTTGATCGACTTCATGACCCCAGTCGCTCTTCGACCACCGTGCCTGCCAGGAGACAGCTCTGCCGCCCGGGCCGGGCCGGGTCCGCCGCCCCGGTGAAACGCTGGGGCATAGTGGCAGGTCTAACCTGCGACAAGTAGCCCACTTTCAAACAGGGGAGGTCCGTCTTGACTGGTTCACTCAACAGGTACCTAGCGGAGTTGCTGGGGGCGTTCGTGCTGATCGGGGTCGGTTCCATGGCGATCCTCAGCTCGGGCGGAAGCATCGCTGCCATCGCCTTCGGGTTCGGTCTGGCCCTTCTGATAGCGCTGTACATGTTCGGCTCGGTGTCGGGCGGTCACTACAACCCTGCCGTCACGCTGGCCCAGCTTATCCGGGGTCAGATCACCGCCGCCGATGCAGTCGGATACATCGTGGCCCAACTCGCCGGTGCGGTTCTGGCTTCGGGCCTGGTGGCCGCCGTGCTGGGCGCTTCGGCGGTCGGCAGGACCGTGGTAGGGGACGGTGCGGACATCGG
It encodes the following:
- a CDS encoding aquaporin, with protein sequence MTGSLNRYLAELLGAFVLIGVGSMAILSSGGSIAAIAFGFGLALLIALYMFGSVSGGHYNPAVTLAQLIRGQITAADAVGYIVAQLAGAVLASGLVAAVLGASAVGRTVVGDGADIGSIWVLALEALFTAFLVIVILRVTSGESAAAPVVIGLTLVVIHLALVPITGASVNPVRSLGPAIVAADFTDAWAYIVGPLVGGAVAVYVDRFINAEAS